The Methanocella arvoryzae MRE50 DNA window GTCCGGCCGATCTCCCGGATATACTTGCTTTCGTCGATCGGGCTGCCCGGGACCACGAAGGAGTACGTGCAAAAATCCCCGTCCAGAAGCTGATCGAGGATGCAGACGATCGCTGACGAGTCGACTCCGCCGCTCAGGCAGCTGCCGATGGGGACGTCAGCTATCGTCCGCTGCCTGACGCTTTCTGTAAAGAGGGTTTTAATGTCTGGCGCAGCAGCGGTAGCTGTAGTCCGGGGCTTTCGATCGTACCACTTCAGATACCTGTGCTCGTGGCTCTTCAGGTCGTAGAGGAGGAGAGAATCGGTGGCCAGGGACTGGATATTTTCGAAGAACGTATCTGTACCGTGGTCTTCCAGGTTGAAGGCAAGATATTCCATGATTGCCCTGGCGCGGGGAGCCGTCTGAATCTCATGGCAGAGTATGCCGGAGATCATCGATGAGAAGATGATCTTCCCGGGGCTGAGGTGATAGTACAGGGGCTTGATGCCGAACTGGTCCCGGGATAACAGTAGCGTGCCCCGGTTCTGGTCATATATGCAAAATGCCCACATGCCCCTGAGCCTGCGTACAAAGTCATGGCCGAACTCTTCATAGGCGTGAATGATCACTTCGGTATCGGTGTCGCTCCTGAACCTGTGGCCCTTCTCCAGCAACTCGCGCCTTAGTTCCCGGTAATTGTAGATTTCCCCGTTATAGGTGATCCACACGGTCCCATCCTCGCTGGACATCGGCTGGCGACCCTTCTCGGAGAGATCGATGATCGACAGCCGGTTATGGCCCAGCGAGACCATTTCGTCCTGGTAGATACCATGGTCGTCCGGCCCCCTATGTCTGGTTACATCGTTCATCTGGCTGATCAAGCGCAGGTCTTTCCAGTTGAATCCGTTAATACCACACATAGAACATTCCTTTTAAGTCCGGCTTCTTGCCAAAGCATTATATTATACTGTTTGTATATAATTGTTGCACAAGGACATCCTTACCATCCGCTAAGAGAGCTGGCAATTAGATCGCGTACGATAGTTAATTATTTAAGTTATTAAATAATAAGCACTTAGTAATATCGGTTCAGGTCGATGACGAGGCGAACTGATGAATGTCCATGTACCTGCATATTTACGAGAGCTAAGATATCACCTGAACGATCCGCTGTATAAGAATTCTGTGTTTATCTTCACCACCAGACTCCTGACAGTGGTGGTAGGGTTCGTCTTCTGGATGATCGCAGCGAGGCTTTATTCCGTAGAGGATGTAGGCCTGGCCGTAGCCCTGATCTCGTCGGCAACCCTGATCAACCTGTTCTCGACACTGGGTATCGAGCATTCCATCATCAGGTTTTTCCCGGCCTACAGCATGGCCAGGGTCATCAACAGCAGCATAATCATCGTTACCCTTACATCGCTGGCCATAGGCGTAGCGTACAGCATTGCACTAATTCTGCTCTCCTCTGACCTCGCGTTCGTGAGTAACCCGGTCTACCTCATAATATTCGTCGCCTTCGGAGTCATCAGCACCATCGCGGTCGTCACTGGAAACATATTCATAGCCATGCGTAAGACGCTGTACTACCTTGTCCAGAACGTGTTCATCTCTTTCAGGGTCCTGTTTCTCATACCGCTGATCTTCCTGGGAAGCTTCGGCATCGTGGGCTCGACGATGGCCGCATACATCGTGGCCTTTCTATTCGTGCTCTTCATCCTCAGCAGATTCATCAGGTTCGACTTCAGGGCAGACAGAGACTACATCCGGAACTCGTTCAGCTACTCATCCCGGAACTACGTGGCTACCTTGCTGTCCGAAGTGCCATTTCTGCTCATGCCGGTGATCGTTCTCCACGTCCTGGGAGAAGCCGACGCTGCCAGGTACTACATCGCGTTCACGATCGGGAGCTTCCTGATGCAGATCACCTACACGATCAGTACCTCGCTGTTCGTGGAGGGAAGCCACGGAGAGAGCATGAAGAAGAACGTGATCAAGTCGGGGATAGCGATCTATTCGCTGCTCGTGCCTGCCTTCCTGTGCATCTGTCTGTTCGGCGAATATGTCCTCAACATCTATGGCAGTGAGTATGTGGCAGCTCTCGATCTTCTCAAGCTGGTGGCGCTGTCGAGCTTTTTCCAGGCGATCTATTCCCTGTACTGTGCCATCCAGAAGGTGAATATGGGAATGGACAGCGTCATTAAGCTGAACCTGATCATGTTCTGCCTGTTCCTCGGACTGTCTTACGCGCTGATGGGACTCTTCGGGACTACCGGGGTGGGGTATGCGATGGTCGTCACCTTCATCGTGATAGATCTGTTGATAATTGGTATTTGTAAGAAGGAGAAATGGATATGAACGGATTGTTTCTGCTCGCCGCGGGCCTCATCGTCGCAGGATTTCTCCTGGCACTGTACGCGACCAGATTCTTCACTGCGGACAGGCCCTCGTTTTTGTACGACCTGACAGTCGATGCCGTGCTATACGCGATCCCCGTGCTGGGCCTGCTTGGCATGGCGGCCCTGCTCGTCCTGCAACAGTGGAACCTGCTGGTCCTGGGCACCTACCTGATCATCCCAATAGTCCTCGGCCCCATTCTCTTCCTCGCCTACAGCCGGAGGAAATGCGGAAATGGCCATGTTAACGGACTAACCTTCAGATTCCTGCTGATCGTCTACCTGATCAACTTTTCCATGTCCCTGATCCTGCTCTACACGTTTGAGACCCGGACGTTCCTGTACTACGCCCTTATCGCGATCATCGCTACGCTGATCATGCTCGAGATATTGTTGTTCGATAAGCGGCAGGTCAGCGTACCGGTCATCCTGGCGCAGATCTCGATGCTGGTCCTGAACATCATCTGGAGCATCAACCTGAAATACTACTTCTACGTCGGCAGGACCGATGTCCTGCTTCACTCGTGGTACGTCGAGAACATCGTGAAATACGGGTTCGTGAGCAGCGTCTTCGAAGACTACCAGACCTTTCCCCTGTGGCACATCCTCAACGCAGCGGCTTACAGGATCACAGGCGTGGACTTCCCCGTGCACGACATCATGTTCATCAACATCGGCATCATCTACGTCGTCATTGCGATGGGAGTATTTCTGGTGGCGCTGAAGGTCACGGGAAACCAGCGCACTGCGATGCTCTCCTCGCTCTTCGTCGCGGTCTACCCGTACTTCATCCTGATCGGCTCCGAAGCGCTGGCCAGGAGCGTCGTGTCATGCCTGGGGGTCATTCTGCTCCTGCTTCTGCTCGACAGCAAGGTTAAATCGCGTTTCTGGCTATCGGTGCTCGTGACCGCCGGGATCATCGTCTTCCACCCGGTAGCCATCCTCTTTATCCTCGTGATCCTGGCTACTATGTACCTGGCCCAGAAAATCTTTGTCAGGGACCCTGAATTTTCCCTGATCCCGGGGAAGTACTTTGCAGTAGCGATCCCAATGCTGGCGCTCTACTGGCTGCTGTTCGGGAACAGGATCGTACAGGCTCTACTGTACAGCGTCCGAAATCTCGGGGCCTCGACGCAGGTCATGGCATCCGTCATCGCCAGCCCGGCCAGCGAACTGTTCAACTACCTGCAGTTCGTGCCGTTCCTCCTCTTCATCATCGTCGGCACAGTGGCCATCCTGCGCTCGAAAGGCCTGGGCCATAATGCCAAGATCATCGCTCTCACTGCGCTGGTGCTTGTGCCGCTGACCTTCCCCGGCCCTGCGCTCCTCATTAACAAGTTCTTCATGGACGTGGAGATGGAGAGATTTTTCGAGAACGGGTTCGTCTTCATGGGCCTCACCGCGGCGATAGGGTTTTCGGCGCTGTTCCTGCGATCCGGCAGGGCGATGAAAGCAGTCCTGACGCTGCTCTTCGTCACAATGGTTCTCCTGTCGGTCTCGAACGACTTCGTTGCCACAGACAATCCCCTTGTAAAGCGGCCGTTTTTCACCCATTACATTTCATCAGGGGATGCCGCTATCATAGAGCATCTCACGACGATGACCACCGGATACATATTATCGGATTACGTACCTCACCGGTACCTGTACGGCTCTCCGGAAAGAGTTAAGACACACATACTGGAGGTAGACTCCCGAAACCTGACGTTCCTGAGAAACAGCGGAGAAGACCTGCTGGTCATCAGGTCCGGGGAGCTTGAGGGCAGGCCATTGTACGTATCTGCAGTGGATGACGGGAACTTTATCCATACGCCTGGGTGGCGCAATACGGTTTATTACACCGGGGACTCGCCCCTGTGGAACGATCTTGGCAGGTACAGCAGGGTCTACGACTCAAACTCAATACAGGGGTATAACTGATTTAAGCCCTGCCGTAAAATTTTTTTTCAGAACGTTCTTGTAAGCCCATTCAGCCGCAGCGCCCAGCGGGTCCTTTTTGCTGGCCACGAAAGTCTGCCTGAGTGCAGGGTTGAACTTGGACTTAAAGAGGCACAGGTGTTTGAGGCCTGCACCTTCCAGTTCAACTTCCCGGAGGCCCTGCTGCTTCGCCTGCCGGATGAACTCCCACTTCATGAGCTCGTTGCCGGGGATGTCTTTTCTGATATTTATCTCCCCCAGCCAGAACATCAGGCTCTCCTTGTAAGCGCAGTTCAGTGCCAGAGATACAAGCTCATCCCCGGCATAAGCGAAGTACATCTGCACATTATCGGGAAAAGCATCGAGGATATCCCGCAGGTATTGAGGGCTGAGGAGCGGAGAGCCCATGCCCCGGCTGGCAAACCGGTCCCGGGTGATAGCGTAGAACGTCTCGACGTCGAGGGTCTGATCTATCGAAAGGTGGTATTTGTCGCCTGCCCTGATCTTCTTCTTGCAGTCAGGATCAAAGCCTTCCAGGATTTTTTCCAGCGGCCGGCCCAGGTCGAGGTAATAGGTATAATTGATCCCGAGGTCGTAGCCGGCCCACATGAAAGGCCTGGCGTCGTCGAAGCCCGGGACTGTGGAAACAGAGATGTAGTTCGGCACCAGTTTTTTCAGTTCCCCGCTTACTTCCTGGAAAGCGTCGTTCAGGTAGCTTTCCTTCCTCTTCTGCCTGAGATGGTGATACCCCGGGCTGAAAGCGGGTCCAAGGTAGGGGACACATGTCCCGGGGGGAGGGGAAAAGACCGTCTTCAGCCCTTTAAAGGATCGGAAAAACAGGGGGAATACACAGACCAGCTCCCTGCCTCTGCGGACCCCCAGCGGAAGCAGCCTGTAACTGGAGTGCTTCTCGATGATCTTCAAAAAGTCCCACCTGTGAAAGAGCATGCTGTCCGGGCTCGTTTCGACAAACTCGTCCCACTGGCCCCGGTCATCCAGAAGCTCTACTGGCACAGCCTACTCACCCTCCGGCAGGCGTCCCGAAACCGTCGCAGACCGGGCTTTTGCAAGTGCGATGTAAGCCCACCGGGCGCATGTGCCGAAGATATTTTTCCGGCTGACGGAGTAGCACTTTTCCAGCCCTGGGCCGAACTTCGACTTGAACGGGGTCAGCCGCCTGGTGTGCCCGTCGTAGATCTCGAATCGGCGGAGCCCGGCAGCCTTCGCCCTTTTGATCAGCTCCCAGATCAGGTACTCGTTATAGTGGCCATTGGCGCTTCCCAGCCACAGGAGCAGGGTATCCCGGTACTCGCACGTCACCTGGACGCCGGAAATGCCATGGTCACACAGGAAGTGCATTTTCACGTTCTCCGGGAAGGCTGTCAGGATGTCCCGCAGGTACTCGTGGCTCTGGCTACCGTAGACGGAGCTCTGGCCTTTGAGCCGGAGCCTCTCGTCCATAATCTGGTAGAAGGCACGAGTGTCCTCCGATCGCCGGATCTCCGGAGCCGTGTGCTCACAACGCCTGATTCTCTTTTTACAGCTTGCGTCGAAGCCTTCCCAGATCCTGTCCAGAGGTCTGGCGAGGTCGATGACGTAGGTGTACTTAACGTCTACGTCGTATCCGCTCCACAGGAAAGGCCGGACGTCGTCGAAGCCCGGGGCGGCGTCTACAGCGACATAGCTTGGGGATAGCCGGGCGATCTCCCGGTTGACCTCCTCGACGGCATCGTTGAGGTAGCTCTCTTTTCTCCGCTGCCTGAGGCCATAATACCCCTCGCTGAACGCCGGGCCGAGGTAAGGGACGTTGGTCTGCAGGGGCGGAGAGAATACCGCTTTCAGGCCGCCGTATGACCTGTAAAACAGAGGAAAGATGCAGACCGGCTCTTCACCCCGGAAGACGGCGTAGGGAAGCATCTTAAAGGAGGAGTACTTTTCCATGATCTCCAAAAACTTCCACCGGTGAAACAGCGTGCCTCCGGGGCTGTCTGCGGCAAACCTGTCCCACCAGCCCTGATCATATACTATTCTGGCATGCATAGGCGATCCTCGTCTTAGAGATCTCTTCCGCGCTGGTCATCCAGGCGTTTTTGCTGCTGCAGTAGTCCAGTATTTTGCAGTACAGCCGCTTCCACTCTTCCCGGTAGGGAGAGCCAAAGACGGTGTTGTGCCAGAGCAGGGTGATGACTCCGTGGTAACGCTCGACGGTGTCTATAAGCAGCTTCGCTTTCTCCCACGCCCGGGCGGGAGTGCCGGCGTAGCCGAACAGCGTGCGGTCCATGATAGTCAGGGGAATTTCCACGATGTCGACTTCTCTGCCCAGCTTCAGGTTAAACGGCCTGAACGGGTGGCACATGCCGTTGCGGAAGCCGATCATGTTATTATAGCCCAGCGTCGTGTCGTATTCAAACCCCGCCCGGGCCAGGAGTTCCCACGTGTCGGGGATCTTAAAGCAGAGGTAGTGGTTCCTGTAGCCGGTCACCTTTTTCCCGAGCACGGTTTCCAGGTTCTTCTTTTCCTCCAGGATTTCGGCGAGGTCATCGTACGCGTAGTAGCCGCCATGTAGGCCTATGTCCCAGCCCCGGTCAGAGATGAAGCCCAGCTCATCCTCTATGGAGCGCAGATCATAGAGGCCGGAGCCTTTTTTCCCGGGGCAGGGAGCCATGAAGTAAAAGGTCGACCTGGCGTCGTAGGCTTCCTCGATCTCCATTATCTCTCTGAAGTTAACGTAGGTACCAGGCCCCTTCACGGTTCTGTTCCGGAAGAGCTCTTCTTTGAGCCCTCCCAGGTTCAGGCCCTTGAGGAAATGAATGGAGGACAGGGCCTTGTGTGGTAAGGTAGGGTAGATGATGTCTATGTCATGCGTCAGGCATACGGCGAACTGTCGGTCCCCGGGATAAGCCACGTCCAGGTTATTTTCGACCAGATACCGGGAGACAGAGGGCTCCAGGATCGAGTCCCTGTCTGGAGACCTGTAATAAGACTTGTATCCGTTCCGCTGCATCAAAGGGTACTCGTGCCTCAATGTATACAAGTCCCATAGCCCTCTGTTTTGCCTGACAATTGACATAGGTATCGCATTCTTTTTCATTGTAACAACACATTTTCCTGGGCACGTTACCGATGCTTACGGAGCCTTCCGCGGACGATGCTGACATCATGGAGTAGTGCCGGCGTCGACTATGGGCTGATAGGAGTGGTGTGTGGCCGGGTGCCAGACTTTCGTAACGCTCTCCGGATAATTCTCGATGAACCAGACCATGTAGGAGGTCATGTCGATCTTGTCCTGCAGCATCCTCTCCCTTTTTGCCTTCCACCGCTCTCGCAGATCGGGTTGCTGTATGAGCTCGACGGCTTTTTCGATCGCTTTCCCTGGCTCGACGTAACTGTAGATCAGCCCGTACTTCTTCTCCAGCTCTATCCAGTTGCCGGCGTCGTTCTTCACGAAGGTCATAGCCCTGACGGCTGGCGTGCCCAGCATGGCTGCCTCGGTCGTAGTGGTGCCCGTATCCGTGACCACCAGCTTCGCGAAGCTGATGACGTCATGGATCCTGTGCTTGGGCACTGGCAGAAGGCGGTCTCTGATCTCTTCGGGGACTTCTCCATAAGTGGAAATGAAGACAGGCGCGTACTTCTCCAGTTCTCTGACGAGCCCGATCTTGTCGGCGCCGCTGAAGCCGGTGATCCCGACATCGTGGATCGCGTCGAAAGCGTTGAACCGCAGCAGTACATAGTCAGATCCTTCGGGCAGGCCCAGGAGCTGATATACCCCTCTGTCAGGGCTGAAATGGTTCGGGTGCAGATAGGCCAGCTCCTTGTAGCTGGACACCCGGATCTGCTTTTTACCCAGTGCCTGCCGGAAGGAAGATGGCGTCACCAGAGCGCCAGTAAACCTGCGAAAGAAGTTGAAGGGCACCGCATAGGATGCCGGATAGATCATAGGCTCGTCGTCGCAGAAGGTGATGTCAGGAACGCGGAGCATACGAGCTGCGCAGGTGCTGTAGATGCCAAAGCCTGCAATGAGATCAAGCCTCTTCTCTTTCAGGTACCGGTAAGCCCTGAGGATGTCCCACGGGAAAGAAGTGATCCGGGCAGACTTGTCCGGGGTGGAAGAATACGGATAGTACGGGATCTCCAGCTCATCCAGGAGCTCGCAGGTGATTCCCTGATTGCGGGCGACGATAGCTACTTCATGGCCATCGGCTTCCAGCTGCCTTACGATGTTCCTGAAGAAGTGAGCCTGCCCGGCCGTGTTGATGAAAACCCCGATTCTCATGACGTTCACCTTTGCCCCGCAACCTGCCCGGTTTCCCGGGCAGAAGTGGTCAGAAGCGTAAAAACACAAAGGATGCCAAGAATAATGCTTAGCATACTGACAGACGTTATGCCTATGAGGAGATTACGAGAGAGATCGTAAGGCTCGATCGCCAGGAAAGAGAAACCGGTCGTGCCCAGCAGCAGGAGCAACACCCCGCAAAAGCCGCATGTGACAGTGTAGTTCTGCTGAAAGAGTGTTTTCACTATCGAGCCTGCGACGCTGACGCCGTGGACCAGAGGGTTCAGCGTCGACCCGGAGACATCGTACCGCACGTTGATCTGAACTTCTTTGACCTGCAGGTTAGCCCGGGCTGCTTCGATCAGCATCTCGCTCTCGATCCCCATTCCCGTCTGCATAAAGGAGAAACAGTCAAAGGTGTTTCTGGAGAAGGCCCGGAAACCGCTCTGGCTGTCAGTGAACTTATGCCTGGAAACAACATTGGTCAGCACGTTCAGCACGCCCTGTCCAAAGCGCCGGTATTTCGGCACGTTGTGGCTGTCTTTGACCAGGAACCTGGAGCCGTTCACGATGTCGGCTTCGCCCGAGATGATCGGCTTGATCAGCAGAGGTATCTCATCCGGGTTGTGCTGCCCGTCGCCATCCATCAGAACGAGGATGTCGGCATCGGCTTTCTTAGCATAAGCAAACGCATTTTTAATTCCTGCGCCTTTCCCCTTGTTGACT harbors:
- a CDS encoding GNAT family N-acetyltransferase, with the protein product MPVELLDDRGQWDEFVETSPDSMLFHRWDFLKIIEKHSSYRLLPLGVRRGRELVCVFPLFFRSFKGLKTVFSPPPGTCVPYLGPAFSPGYHHLRQKRKESYLNDAFQEVSGELKKLVPNYISVSTVPGFDDARPFMWAGYDLGINYTYYLDLGRPLEKILEGFDPDCKKKIRAGDKYHLSIDQTLDVETFYAITRDRFASRGMGSPLLSPQYLRDILDAFPDNVQMYFAYAGDELVSLALNCAYKESLMFWLGEINIRKDIPGNELMKWEFIRQAKQQGLREVELEGAGLKHLCLFKSKFNPALRQTFVASKKDPLGAAAEWAYKNVLKKNFTAGLKSVIPLY
- a CDS encoding polysaccharide deacetylase family protein produces the protein MQRNGYKSYYRSPDRDSILEPSVSRYLVENNLDVAYPGDRQFAVCLTHDIDIIYPTLPHKALSSIHFLKGLNLGGLKEELFRNRTVKGPGTYVNFREIMEIEEAYDARSTFYFMAPCPGKKGSGLYDLRSIEDELGFISDRGWDIGLHGGYYAYDDLAEILEEKKNLETVLGKKVTGYRNHYLCFKIPDTWELLARAGFEYDTTLGYNNMIGFRNGMCHPFRPFNLKLGREVDIVEIPLTIMDRTLFGYAGTPARAWEKAKLLIDTVERYHGVITLLWHNTVFGSPYREEWKRLYCKILDYCSSKNAWMTSAEEISKTRIAYACQNSI
- a CDS encoding lipopolysaccharide biosynthesis protein gives rise to the protein MNVHVPAYLRELRYHLNDPLYKNSVFIFTTRLLTVVVGFVFWMIAARLYSVEDVGLAVALISSATLINLFSTLGIEHSIIRFFPAYSMARVINSSIIIVTLTSLAIGVAYSIALILLSSDLAFVSNPVYLIIFVAFGVISTIAVVTGNIFIAMRKTLYYLVQNVFISFRVLFLIPLIFLGSFGIVGSTMAAYIVAFLFVLFILSRFIRFDFRADRDYIRNSFSYSSRNYVATLLSEVPFLLMPVIVLHVLGEADAARYYIAFTIGSFLMQITYTISTSLFVEGSHGESMKKNVIKSGIAIYSLLVPAFLCICLFGEYVLNIYGSEYVAALDLLKLVALSSFFQAIYSLYCAIQKVNMGMDSVIKLNLIMFCLFLGLSYALMGLFGTTGVGYAMVVTFIVIDLLIIGICKKEKWI
- a CDS encoding GNAT family N-acetyltransferase, with the translated sequence MHARIVYDQGWWDRFAADSPGGTLFHRWKFLEIMEKYSSFKMLPYAVFRGEEPVCIFPLFYRSYGGLKAVFSPPLQTNVPYLGPAFSEGYYGLRQRRKESYLNDAVEEVNREIARLSPSYVAVDAAPGFDDVRPFLWSGYDVDVKYTYVIDLARPLDRIWEGFDASCKKRIRRCEHTAPEIRRSEDTRAFYQIMDERLRLKGQSSVYGSQSHEYLRDILTAFPENVKMHFLCDHGISGVQVTCEYRDTLLLWLGSANGHYNEYLIWELIKRAKAAGLRRFEIYDGHTRRLTPFKSKFGPGLEKCYSVSRKNIFGTCARWAYIALAKARSATVSGRLPEGE
- a CDS encoding glycosyltransferase produces the protein MRIGVFINTAGQAHFFRNIVRQLEADGHEVAIVARNQGITCELLDELEIPYYPYSSTPDKSARITSFPWDILRAYRYLKEKRLDLIAGFGIYSTCAARMLRVPDITFCDDEPMIYPASYAVPFNFFRRFTGALVTPSSFRQALGKKQIRVSSYKELAYLHPNHFSPDRGVYQLLGLPEGSDYVLLRFNAFDAIHDVGITGFSGADKIGLVRELEKYAPVFISTYGEVPEEIRDRLLPVPKHRIHDVISFAKLVVTDTGTTTTEAAMLGTPAVRAMTFVKNDAGNWIELEKKYGLIYSYVEPGKAIEKAVELIQQPDLRERWKAKRERMLQDKIDMTSYMVWFIENYPESVTKVWHPATHHSYQPIVDAGTTP
- a CDS encoding glycosyltransferase family 2 protein, translating into MVADYGRSIWHDAIVNNSARPSRKLKIMVFVPCYNEEVYIGSVVLRSKYYTDDVVVIDDGSCDKTAEVAQLAGAHVIRHEVNKGKGAGIKNAFAYAKKADADILVLMDGDGQHNPDEIPLLIKPIISGEADIVNGSRFLVKDSHNVPKYRRFGQGVLNVLTNVVSRHKFTDSQSGFRAFSRNTFDCFSFMQTGMGIESEMLIEAARANLQVKEVQINVRYDVSGSTLNPLVHGVSVAGSIVKTLFQQNYTVTCGFCGVLLLLLGTTGFSFLAIEPYDLSRNLLIGITSVSMLSIILGILCVFTLLTTSARETGQVAGQR